In one window of Massilibacterium senegalense DNA:
- a CDS encoding bifunctional homocysteine S-methyltransferase/methylenetetrahydrofolate reductase — translation MELLKKLQNDILIADGAMGTMLYSHGVDRSYEEMNLTHSEEIYNIHRAYIEAGAQVIQTNTYAANAEKLQRYGLEALTKQINQAGARIARQAAKDEVFVLGTVGGIRALHKRDNELEELEKMISEQVYWLAQEQIDGFLFETYYDLEELKIAVKVAKKLTNLPVVAQLSLHEVGVLQGGKKVKDAFAELIDLGADVVGLNCRLGPLHMLRSFKEVPIFDHAFLSAYPNASLPQYIDGKFSYSENPKYFGEMATEFVKEGVRLIGGCCGTTPEHIRYMAEAVRELKPISEKSFQETKATPATLSVTRKRSDAPLQEVVKTKRSIIVELDTPKNVNMEPFIEGAKALHQAGVEAITMADNSLATPRISNMAMASILKQQYQIRSLVHLTCRDRNLIGLQSHLLGLHALGIRDILAITGDPAKVGDFPGATGVYDLSSFELIRFIKQLNEGLSFSGQSLEGKTDFSVGAAFNPNVKYVEKAVQRMEKKIEAGADFFMTQPVYSEERIIEVYEATKHLQTPIYLGIMPFTGARNAEFLHNEVPGIRLTEDILTTMKRCQTKEEATKESLAISKSLLDVALEYFNGIYLITPFNRYDLTVELAQFIQAKDRKKLASI, via the coding sequence ATGGAGTTGTTAAAAAAATTACAAAATGATATTTTAATTGCGGACGGGGCAATGGGAACGATGCTATATTCCCATGGGGTAGATCGTTCTTATGAAGAAATGAATTTAACGCATAGTGAAGAAATATACAATATTCATCGTGCCTATATTGAAGCAGGTGCTCAAGTTATCCAAACAAACACATACGCAGCCAATGCAGAAAAATTACAACGATATGGGCTCGAAGCGTTAACAAAACAAATCAATCAAGCAGGTGCTAGAATCGCTCGTCAAGCGGCAAAAGACGAAGTGTTTGTTCTTGGAACTGTAGGTGGTATTCGTGCTCTTCATAAACGTGATAACGAATTAGAAGAGCTCGAAAAAATGATTTCAGAACAAGTGTATTGGTTAGCACAGGAACAAATAGATGGTTTTTTATTTGAAACATATTATGATTTAGAAGAATTAAAGATAGCAGTGAAAGTCGCAAAAAAATTAACCAACCTTCCGGTTGTTGCACAATTATCTCTTCATGAAGTAGGAGTGTTGCAAGGCGGAAAGAAAGTAAAAGACGCGTTTGCAGAGTTAATTGACTTAGGGGCAGATGTAGTTGGATTAAATTGTCGTTTAGGTCCACTTCATATGTTACGGTCGTTTAAAGAAGTACCGATTTTTGATCATGCTTTTTTAAGTGCATATCCAAATGCTAGTTTACCGCAATATATTGACGGAAAATTCTCATATTCAGAAAATCCAAAATATTTTGGCGAAATGGCAACAGAATTTGTGAAAGAAGGCGTTCGTTTAATCGGTGGATGTTGCGGAACGACACCAGAACATATTCGCTATATGGCAGAAGCAGTTCGGGAATTAAAGCCGATTTCAGAAAAATCATTCCAGGAAACGAAAGCAACGCCAGCAACGCTTTCTGTTACGAGGAAACGTAGCGATGCTCCGCTTCAAGAGGTTGTAAAAACGAAACGATCCATCATTGTGGAATTAGATACACCAAAGAACGTGAACATGGAACCTTTTATCGAAGGGGCAAAAGCATTGCATCAAGCGGGAGTAGAAGCAATCACAATGGCTGACAACTCATTAGCAACCCCAAGAATTTCGAATATGGCGATGGCGTCCATTTTAAAACAGCAATATCAAATACGCTCATTAGTTCATCTCACTTGTCGCGATCGTAATTTAATCGGATTACAATCGCATTTATTAGGGCTACATGCATTAGGGATTCGAGATATATTAGCCATTACAGGTGATCCTGCAAAAGTAGGTGATTTTCCAGGCGCAACTGGTGTATATGATCTGTCATCATTTGAATTGATCCGTTTTATTAAACAACTAAACGAAGGATTATCGTTTTCTGGTCAGTCATTAGAAGGGAAAACGGATTTTTCGGTCGGAGCTGCTTTTAATCCGAATGTGAAGTACGTAGAAAAAGCAGTGCAACGGATGGAGAAAAAAATAGAAGCTGGTGCAGACTTTTTTATGACACAACCAGTTTATTCGGAAGAAAGAATTATCGAAGTGTATGAAGCAACGAAACATTTGCAAACGCCTATTTATTTAGGGATTATGCCATTTACTGGTGCGCGAAATGCAGAATTTTTACACAATGAAGTACCAGGGATTCGGTTAACAGAAGATATTTTAACGACAATGAAACGTTGTCAAACAAAAGAAGAAGCAACGAAAGAAAGTTTAGCTATTAGTAAATCACTTTTAGATGTAGCATTGGAGTATTTTAACGGTATTTATTTAATTACACCATTTAATCGATATGATTTAACAGTTGAACTTGCTCAGTTTATTCAGGCAAAAGACCGTAAGAAACTAGCATCGATTTAA